The following proteins are encoded in a genomic region of Parus major isolate Abel chromosome 18, Parus_major1.1, whole genome shotgun sequence:
- the PIK3R5 gene encoding phosphoinositide 3-kinase regulatory subunit 5 isoform X4: MQHTTCTEDRIYHALERCLHGLSRDAVSSRWAAGLCLNCWSLQELVSRDASNYLILVEKILGKTKEVQERCDYDLVMPLALLFYSAVLYAPHFPPGSDLLLKAASVYHSFLTWPVPYCDTFRELLTFISNELKAPGITFQRLVRTEQGLPVKNYQSSTVTVLLLNRSEVQSEFLSIAEKLSSSEPPQHSTLVLLLQHLYQANFGTRCDLDRLQHLLKSKPLEELSELYASAADAQEAAAASSDPALARERLQAMLRDIAGAASLPAIAGEAQPRKLQPIPVPPARCYTYSWDQDTFDILNDVLSKECSIAEPLASENEEEDEDEEDVETDGGSPEQDSLLSPLCAISSDSVYSVLSEESSKPSQVSLFASSRESISELTVVSRKSLKSFVSSLKDCMDSGYAEDSDESSLDTVARTDRPPPRQRQSLTNRLYKLFKNKSQQLVQRREPCPGPCSLSLRRAESLCASPARPRVPARSRRALSLPQHGPGCCGPAALAPRPLGLPRRPFLSCDEEAKAGTLRVVVFGSDRISGKVARAYRDLRLKESSCPSLTRYFRLLFFYIPVKRSCVAPSTPQIHHHPSLALGDPLPRALDQSLAGMEGSTNDISHYIGLLDPWYERNVLGLMNLPMDVLCQCAKPEAEPQEDSQEQLPILADMILYYCRFATRPMLLQLYQTELTFIGGEKRTEVFIHSLELGHSAATRAIKASGPGSKRLGIDGDREAIPLTLQIAYSKTAASGRSHWNNVEKVCTSVNLSKACRKHEELASKTECLNLTMTEVVKRQNSKSKKSFNQISMSQIKVDKVQIIGVQSSFAVCLDQDEQKILQSVTRCEISVCYKPRDSDSLAPRGSPVPPQDPSEFHSLLCLPIATFSGALP, encoded by the exons ATGCAGCACACCACGTGCACAGAGGACAGGATCTACCACGCTCTGGAAAGGTGTCTCCACGGCCTTAGCAGGGACGCTGTGTCCAGCAGATGGGCTG CCGGGCTGTGCCTGAACTGCTggagcctgcaggagctggtgagCCGGGACGCCAGCAACTACCTCATCCTGGTGGAGAAGATCCTGGGCAAGACCAAAGAG GTGCAGGAGAGGTGTGACTACGACCTGGTGAtgcccctggctctgctcttctACTCTGCCGTGCTCTAT GCTCCTCACTTCCCACCTGGCTCAGATCTGCTCCTGAAAGCTGCCAGTGTTTACCACAGCTTCCTGACGTGGCCTGTGCCCTACTGTGACACCTTCCGGGAGCTGCTCACCTTCATCAGCAATGAGCTCAAGGCGCCAG GGATCACATTCCAGAGGCTGGTGAGGAcggagcaggggctgcctgtGAAGAACTACCAGAGCTCCACAGT cacggtgctgctgctgaatcgCTCAGAGGTCCAGAGTGAGTTCCTGTCCATCGCTGAGAAGCTGAGCTCCAGTGAGCCCCCCCAGCACTCCACActggtgctgctcctccagcacctctACCAGGCCAACTTTGGTACCCGCTGTGACCTGGAcaggctgcagcacctgctcaAG TCCAAGCCCCTGGAGGAGCTCTCGGAGCTCTACGCCAGTGCTGCCGATGCGCAGGAGGCGGCGGCCGCCAGCAGCGACCCTGCGCTGGCCCGGGAGCGGCTCCAGGCCATGCTGCGTGACATTGCCGGGGCTGCCTCCCTTCCTGCCATTGCAG gcGAGGCCCAGCCCCGCAAGCTGcagcccatccctgtcccccctGCTCGCTGCTACACCTACAGCTGGGACCAGGACACCTTTG ACATCCTCAATGATGTCCTTAGCAAGGAGTGCAGCATTGCTGAGCCCCTGGCCTCAGagaatgaggaggaggatgaggatgaggaggatgtGGAGACTGACGGTGGCTCCCCCGAGCAGGACTCTCTGCTGTCCCCGCTCTGTGCCATCTCCAGTGACTCCGTGTACTCCGTGCTGTCCGAGGAGAGCTCCAAGCCGTCACAGGTGTCCCTCTTCGCCTCCTCCAGGGAGTCCATCTCGGAGCTGACGGTGGTCTCCAGGAAGTCCCTGAAGTCGTTCGTGTCCAGCCTGAAGGACTGCATGGACAGCGGCTACGCCGAGGACAGCGACGAGAGCTCTCTGGACACGGTGGCCAGGACGGACAGGCCGCCCCCCAGGCAGCGGCAGTCGCTGACCAACAGGCTCTACAAGCTGTTCAAGAACAAGAGCCAGCAGCTGGTGCAGCGCCGGGAGCCGTGCCCGGGGCCGTGCTCGCTGTCGCTGCGGCGCGCCGAGAGCCTGTGCGCGTCCCCGGCCAGGCCGCGCGTCCCCGCGCGCTCCCGCCGCGCGCTCTCGCTGCCGCAGCACGGCCCGGGCTGCTGCGGGCCCGCCGCGCTCGCCCCCCGGCCCCTTGGGCTCCCCCGCCGCCCCTTCCTCAGCTGCGATGAGGAGGCCAAGGCGGGCACGCTGCGCGTGGTTGTGTTCGGCTCGGACCGCATCTCGGGCAAGGTGGCCCGCGCCTACCGCGACCTCAG GCTCAAGGAGAGCTCCTGCCCCTCACTGACACGGTACTTCAGGCTGCTGTTTTTCTACATCCCCGTGAAGAGGAGCTGTGTGGCTCCATCCACCCCGCAGATCCATCATCACCCCTCGCTGGCCCTGGGGGACCCCCTGCCCCGGGCACTG GACCAGtccctggctgggatggagggcAGCACCAACGACATCTCGCACTACATCGGCCTGCTGGACCCCTGGTACGAGCGCAACGTCCTGGGGCTGATGAACCTGCCCATGGACGTCCTGTGCCAG TGTGCCAAGCCTGAGGCTGAGCCCCAGGAGGactcccaggagcagctgcccatCTTGGCAGACATGATCCTCTACTACTGCCGCTTCGCCACACGCcccatgctgctgcagctctacCAGACCGAG CTCACCTTTATTGGTGGGGAGAAGAGGACCGAGGTCTTCATCCACTCGCTGGAGCTGGGGCACTCGGCAGCCACGAGGGCCATCAAGGCCTCAG GTCCAGGCAGCAAAAGGCTGGGAATAGATGGAGACAGGGAAGCAATCCCACTGACACTACAGATTGCATACAGCAAG ACAGCTGCCAGTGGCAGGAGTCACTGGAATAATGTGGAGAAGGTCTGCACATCCGTCAACCTCAGCAAGGCCTGCAGGAAGCACGAGGAGCTCG CCTCGAAGACAGAATGTCTCAACTTAACCATGACCGAGGTGGTCAAGAGGCAGAACTCCAAATCCAAGAAAAGCTTCAATCAG ATCAGCATGTCCCAGATCAAAGTGGACAAGGTCCAGATCATTGGGGTCCAGTCCTCCTTTGCTGTGTGCCTGGACCAGGATGAGCAGAAGATCCTGCAGAGTGTGACCAG GTGTGAGATCTCCGTGTGCTACAAGCCCAGGGACAGCGACTCCCTGGCACCCAGAGGGTCCCCAGTGCCCCCCCAGGACCCCTCTGAGTTCCACTCCCTGCTGTGTTTGCCCATTGCCACCTTCAGTGGGGCACTGCCATAG
- the PIK3R5 gene encoding phosphoinositide 3-kinase regulatory subunit 5 isoform X1, producing MQHTTCTEDRIYHALERCLHGLSRDAVSSRWAAGLCLNCWSLQELVSRDASNYLILVEKILGKTKEVQERCDYDLVMPLALLFYSAVLYAPHFPPGSDLLLKAASVYHSFLTWPVPYCDTFRELLTFISNELKAPGITFQRLVRTEQGLPVKNYQSSTVTVLLLNRSEVQSEFLSIAEKLSSSEPPQHSTLVLLLQHLYQANFGTRCDLDRLQHLLKWRDPLNVSSGSAPQSKPLEELSELYASAADAQEAAAASSDPALARERLQAMLRDIAGAASLPAIAGEAQPRKLQPIPVPPARCYTYSWDQDTFDILNDVLSKECSIAEPLASENEEEDEDEEDVETDGGSPEQDSLLSPLCAISSDSVYSVLSEESSKPSQVSLFASSRESISELTVVSRKSLKSFVSSLKDCMDSGYAEDSDESSLDTVARTDRPPPRQRQSLTNRLYKLFKNKSQQLVQRREPCPGPCSLSLRRAESLCASPARPRVPARSRRALSLPQHGPGCCGPAALAPRPLGLPRRPFLSCDEEAKAGTLRVVVFGSDRISGKVARAYRDLRLKESSCPSLTRYFRLLFFYIPVKRSCVAPSTPQIHHHPSLALGDPLPRALDQSLAGMEGSTNDISHYIGLLDPWYERNVLGLMNLPMDVLCQCAKPEAEPQEDSQEQLPILADMILYYCRFATRPMLLQLYQTELTFIGGEKRTEVFIHSLELGHSAATRAIKASGPGSKRLGIDGDREAIPLTLQIAYSKTAASGRSHWNNVEKVCTSVNLSKACRKHEELASKTECLNLTMTEVVKRQNSKSKKSFNQQISMSQIKVDKVQIIGVQSSFAVCLDQDEQKILQSVTRCEISVCYKPRDSDSLAPRGSPVPPQDPSEFHSLLCLPIATFSGALP from the exons ATGCAGCACACCACGTGCACAGAGGACAGGATCTACCACGCTCTGGAAAGGTGTCTCCACGGCCTTAGCAGGGACGCTGTGTCCAGCAGATGGGCTG CCGGGCTGTGCCTGAACTGCTggagcctgcaggagctggtgagCCGGGACGCCAGCAACTACCTCATCCTGGTGGAGAAGATCCTGGGCAAGACCAAAGAG GTGCAGGAGAGGTGTGACTACGACCTGGTGAtgcccctggctctgctcttctACTCTGCCGTGCTCTAT GCTCCTCACTTCCCACCTGGCTCAGATCTGCTCCTGAAAGCTGCCAGTGTTTACCACAGCTTCCTGACGTGGCCTGTGCCCTACTGTGACACCTTCCGGGAGCTGCTCACCTTCATCAGCAATGAGCTCAAGGCGCCAG GGATCACATTCCAGAGGCTGGTGAGGAcggagcaggggctgcctgtGAAGAACTACCAGAGCTCCACAGT cacggtgctgctgctgaatcgCTCAGAGGTCCAGAGTGAGTTCCTGTCCATCGCTGAGAAGCTGAGCTCCAGTGAGCCCCCCCAGCACTCCACActggtgctgctcctccagcacctctACCAGGCCAACTTTGGTACCCGCTGTGACCTGGAcaggctgcagcacctgctcaAG TGGAGGGACCCCCTGAACGTctcctctggctctgctccGCAGTCCAAGCCCCTGGAGGAGCTCTCGGAGCTCTACGCCAGTGCTGCCGATGCGCAGGAGGCGGCGGCCGCCAGCAGCGACCCTGCGCTGGCCCGGGAGCGGCTCCAGGCCATGCTGCGTGACATTGCCGGGGCTGCCTCCCTTCCTGCCATTGCAG gcGAGGCCCAGCCCCGCAAGCTGcagcccatccctgtcccccctGCTCGCTGCTACACCTACAGCTGGGACCAGGACACCTTTG ACATCCTCAATGATGTCCTTAGCAAGGAGTGCAGCATTGCTGAGCCCCTGGCCTCAGagaatgaggaggaggatgaggatgaggaggatgtGGAGACTGACGGTGGCTCCCCCGAGCAGGACTCTCTGCTGTCCCCGCTCTGTGCCATCTCCAGTGACTCCGTGTACTCCGTGCTGTCCGAGGAGAGCTCCAAGCCGTCACAGGTGTCCCTCTTCGCCTCCTCCAGGGAGTCCATCTCGGAGCTGACGGTGGTCTCCAGGAAGTCCCTGAAGTCGTTCGTGTCCAGCCTGAAGGACTGCATGGACAGCGGCTACGCCGAGGACAGCGACGAGAGCTCTCTGGACACGGTGGCCAGGACGGACAGGCCGCCCCCCAGGCAGCGGCAGTCGCTGACCAACAGGCTCTACAAGCTGTTCAAGAACAAGAGCCAGCAGCTGGTGCAGCGCCGGGAGCCGTGCCCGGGGCCGTGCTCGCTGTCGCTGCGGCGCGCCGAGAGCCTGTGCGCGTCCCCGGCCAGGCCGCGCGTCCCCGCGCGCTCCCGCCGCGCGCTCTCGCTGCCGCAGCACGGCCCGGGCTGCTGCGGGCCCGCCGCGCTCGCCCCCCGGCCCCTTGGGCTCCCCCGCCGCCCCTTCCTCAGCTGCGATGAGGAGGCCAAGGCGGGCACGCTGCGCGTGGTTGTGTTCGGCTCGGACCGCATCTCGGGCAAGGTGGCCCGCGCCTACCGCGACCTCAG GCTCAAGGAGAGCTCCTGCCCCTCACTGACACGGTACTTCAGGCTGCTGTTTTTCTACATCCCCGTGAAGAGGAGCTGTGTGGCTCCATCCACCCCGCAGATCCATCATCACCCCTCGCTGGCCCTGGGGGACCCCCTGCCCCGGGCACTG GACCAGtccctggctgggatggagggcAGCACCAACGACATCTCGCACTACATCGGCCTGCTGGACCCCTGGTACGAGCGCAACGTCCTGGGGCTGATGAACCTGCCCATGGACGTCCTGTGCCAG TGTGCCAAGCCTGAGGCTGAGCCCCAGGAGGactcccaggagcagctgcccatCTTGGCAGACATGATCCTCTACTACTGCCGCTTCGCCACACGCcccatgctgctgcagctctacCAGACCGAG CTCACCTTTATTGGTGGGGAGAAGAGGACCGAGGTCTTCATCCACTCGCTGGAGCTGGGGCACTCGGCAGCCACGAGGGCCATCAAGGCCTCAG GTCCAGGCAGCAAAAGGCTGGGAATAGATGGAGACAGGGAAGCAATCCCACTGACACTACAGATTGCATACAGCAAG ACAGCTGCCAGTGGCAGGAGTCACTGGAATAATGTGGAGAAGGTCTGCACATCCGTCAACCTCAGCAAGGCCTGCAGGAAGCACGAGGAGCTCG CCTCGAAGACAGAATGTCTCAACTTAACCATGACCGAGGTGGTCAAGAGGCAGAACTCCAAATCCAAGAAAAGCTTCAATCAG CAGATCAGCATGTCCCAGATCAAAGTGGACAAGGTCCAGATCATTGGGGTCCAGTCCTCCTTTGCTGTGTGCCTGGACCAGGATGAGCAGAAGATCCTGCAGAGTGTGACCAG GTGTGAGATCTCCGTGTGCTACAAGCCCAGGGACAGCGACTCCCTGGCACCCAGAGGGTCCCCAGTGCCCCCCCAGGACCCCTCTGAGTTCCACTCCCTGCTGTGTTTGCCCATTGCCACCTTCAGTGGGGCACTGCCATAG
- the PIK3R5 gene encoding phosphoinositide 3-kinase regulatory subunit 5 isoform X3 has product MQHTTCTEDRIYHALERCLHGLSRDAVSSRWAAGLCLNCWSLQELVSRDASNYLILVEKILGKTKEVQERCDYDLVMPLALLFYSAVLYAPHFPPGSDLLLKAASVYHSFLTWPVPYCDTFRELLTFISNELKAPGITFQRLVRTEQGLPVKNYQSSTVTVLLLNRSEVQSEFLSIAEKLSSSEPPQHSTLVLLLQHLYQANFGTRCDLDRLQHLLKSKPLEELSELYASAADAQEAAAASSDPALARERLQAMLRDIAGAASLPAIAGEAQPRKLQPIPVPPARCYTYSWDQDTFDILNDVLSKECSIAEPLASENEEEDEDEEDVETDGGSPEQDSLLSPLCAISSDSVYSVLSEESSKPSQVSLFASSRESISELTVVSRKSLKSFVSSLKDCMDSGYAEDSDESSLDTVARTDRPPPRQRQSLTNRLYKLFKNKSQQLVQRREPCPGPCSLSLRRAESLCASPARPRVPARSRRALSLPQHGPGCCGPAALAPRPLGLPRRPFLSCDEEAKAGTLRVVVFGSDRISGKVARAYRDLRLKESSCPSLTRYFRLLFFYIPVKRSCVAPSTPQIHHHPSLALGDPLPRALDQSLAGMEGSTNDISHYIGLLDPWYERNVLGLMNLPMDVLCQCAKPEAEPQEDSQEQLPILADMILYYCRFATRPMLLQLYQTELTFIGGEKRTEVFIHSLELGHSAATRAIKASGPGSKRLGIDGDREAIPLTLQIAYSKTAASGRSHWNNVEKVCTSVNLSKACRKHEELASKTECLNLTMTEVVKRQNSKSKKSFNQQISMSQIKVDKVQIIGVQSSFAVCLDQDEQKILQSVTRCEISVCYKPRDSDSLAPRGSPVPPQDPSEFHSLLCLPIATFSGALP; this is encoded by the exons ATGCAGCACACCACGTGCACAGAGGACAGGATCTACCACGCTCTGGAAAGGTGTCTCCACGGCCTTAGCAGGGACGCTGTGTCCAGCAGATGGGCTG CCGGGCTGTGCCTGAACTGCTggagcctgcaggagctggtgagCCGGGACGCCAGCAACTACCTCATCCTGGTGGAGAAGATCCTGGGCAAGACCAAAGAG GTGCAGGAGAGGTGTGACTACGACCTGGTGAtgcccctggctctgctcttctACTCTGCCGTGCTCTAT GCTCCTCACTTCCCACCTGGCTCAGATCTGCTCCTGAAAGCTGCCAGTGTTTACCACAGCTTCCTGACGTGGCCTGTGCCCTACTGTGACACCTTCCGGGAGCTGCTCACCTTCATCAGCAATGAGCTCAAGGCGCCAG GGATCACATTCCAGAGGCTGGTGAGGAcggagcaggggctgcctgtGAAGAACTACCAGAGCTCCACAGT cacggtgctgctgctgaatcgCTCAGAGGTCCAGAGTGAGTTCCTGTCCATCGCTGAGAAGCTGAGCTCCAGTGAGCCCCCCCAGCACTCCACActggtgctgctcctccagcacctctACCAGGCCAACTTTGGTACCCGCTGTGACCTGGAcaggctgcagcacctgctcaAG TCCAAGCCCCTGGAGGAGCTCTCGGAGCTCTACGCCAGTGCTGCCGATGCGCAGGAGGCGGCGGCCGCCAGCAGCGACCCTGCGCTGGCCCGGGAGCGGCTCCAGGCCATGCTGCGTGACATTGCCGGGGCTGCCTCCCTTCCTGCCATTGCAG gcGAGGCCCAGCCCCGCAAGCTGcagcccatccctgtcccccctGCTCGCTGCTACACCTACAGCTGGGACCAGGACACCTTTG ACATCCTCAATGATGTCCTTAGCAAGGAGTGCAGCATTGCTGAGCCCCTGGCCTCAGagaatgaggaggaggatgaggatgaggaggatgtGGAGACTGACGGTGGCTCCCCCGAGCAGGACTCTCTGCTGTCCCCGCTCTGTGCCATCTCCAGTGACTCCGTGTACTCCGTGCTGTCCGAGGAGAGCTCCAAGCCGTCACAGGTGTCCCTCTTCGCCTCCTCCAGGGAGTCCATCTCGGAGCTGACGGTGGTCTCCAGGAAGTCCCTGAAGTCGTTCGTGTCCAGCCTGAAGGACTGCATGGACAGCGGCTACGCCGAGGACAGCGACGAGAGCTCTCTGGACACGGTGGCCAGGACGGACAGGCCGCCCCCCAGGCAGCGGCAGTCGCTGACCAACAGGCTCTACAAGCTGTTCAAGAACAAGAGCCAGCAGCTGGTGCAGCGCCGGGAGCCGTGCCCGGGGCCGTGCTCGCTGTCGCTGCGGCGCGCCGAGAGCCTGTGCGCGTCCCCGGCCAGGCCGCGCGTCCCCGCGCGCTCCCGCCGCGCGCTCTCGCTGCCGCAGCACGGCCCGGGCTGCTGCGGGCCCGCCGCGCTCGCCCCCCGGCCCCTTGGGCTCCCCCGCCGCCCCTTCCTCAGCTGCGATGAGGAGGCCAAGGCGGGCACGCTGCGCGTGGTTGTGTTCGGCTCGGACCGCATCTCGGGCAAGGTGGCCCGCGCCTACCGCGACCTCAG GCTCAAGGAGAGCTCCTGCCCCTCACTGACACGGTACTTCAGGCTGCTGTTTTTCTACATCCCCGTGAAGAGGAGCTGTGTGGCTCCATCCACCCCGCAGATCCATCATCACCCCTCGCTGGCCCTGGGGGACCCCCTGCCCCGGGCACTG GACCAGtccctggctgggatggagggcAGCACCAACGACATCTCGCACTACATCGGCCTGCTGGACCCCTGGTACGAGCGCAACGTCCTGGGGCTGATGAACCTGCCCATGGACGTCCTGTGCCAG TGTGCCAAGCCTGAGGCTGAGCCCCAGGAGGactcccaggagcagctgcccatCTTGGCAGACATGATCCTCTACTACTGCCGCTTCGCCACACGCcccatgctgctgcagctctacCAGACCGAG CTCACCTTTATTGGTGGGGAGAAGAGGACCGAGGTCTTCATCCACTCGCTGGAGCTGGGGCACTCGGCAGCCACGAGGGCCATCAAGGCCTCAG GTCCAGGCAGCAAAAGGCTGGGAATAGATGGAGACAGGGAAGCAATCCCACTGACACTACAGATTGCATACAGCAAG ACAGCTGCCAGTGGCAGGAGTCACTGGAATAATGTGGAGAAGGTCTGCACATCCGTCAACCTCAGCAAGGCCTGCAGGAAGCACGAGGAGCTCG CCTCGAAGACAGAATGTCTCAACTTAACCATGACCGAGGTGGTCAAGAGGCAGAACTCCAAATCCAAGAAAAGCTTCAATCAG CAGATCAGCATGTCCCAGATCAAAGTGGACAAGGTCCAGATCATTGGGGTCCAGTCCTCCTTTGCTGTGTGCCTGGACCAGGATGAGCAGAAGATCCTGCAGAGTGTGACCAG GTGTGAGATCTCCGTGTGCTACAAGCCCAGGGACAGCGACTCCCTGGCACCCAGAGGGTCCCCAGTGCCCCCCCAGGACCCCTCTGAGTTCCACTCCCTGCTGTGTTTGCCCATTGCCACCTTCAGTGGGGCACTGCCATAG
- the PIK3R5 gene encoding phosphoinositide 3-kinase regulatory subunit 5 isoform X2: protein MQHTTCTEDRIYHALERCLHGLSRDAVSSRWAAGLCLNCWSLQELVSRDASNYLILVEKILGKTKEVQERCDYDLVMPLALLFYSAVLYAPHFPPGSDLLLKAASVYHSFLTWPVPYCDTFRELLTFISNELKAPGITFQRLVRTEQGLPVKNYQSSTVTVLLLNRSEVQSEFLSIAEKLSSSEPPQHSTLVLLLQHLYQANFGTRCDLDRLQHLLKWRDPLNVSSGSAPQSKPLEELSELYASAADAQEAAAASSDPALARERLQAMLRDIAGAASLPAIAGEAQPRKLQPIPVPPARCYTYSWDQDTFDILNDVLSKECSIAEPLASENEEEDEDEEDVETDGGSPEQDSLLSPLCAISSDSVYSVLSEESSKPSQVSLFASSRESISELTVVSRKSLKSFVSSLKDCMDSGYAEDSDESSLDTVARTDRPPPRQRQSLTNRLYKLFKNKSQQLVQRREPCPGPCSLSLRRAESLCASPARPRVPARSRRALSLPQHGPGCCGPAALAPRPLGLPRRPFLSCDEEAKAGTLRVVVFGSDRISGKVARAYRDLRLKESSCPSLTRYFRLLFFYIPVKRSCVAPSTPQIHHHPSLALGDPLPRALDQSLAGMEGSTNDISHYIGLLDPWYERNVLGLMNLPMDVLCQCAKPEAEPQEDSQEQLPILADMILYYCRFATRPMLLQLYQTELTFIGGEKRTEVFIHSLELGHSAATRAIKASGPGSKRLGIDGDREAIPLTLQIAYSKTAASGRSHWNNVEKVCTSVNLSKACRKHEELASKTECLNLTMTEVVKRQNSKSKKSFNQISMSQIKVDKVQIIGVQSSFAVCLDQDEQKILQSVTRCEISVCYKPRDSDSLAPRGSPVPPQDPSEFHSLLCLPIATFSGALP, encoded by the exons ATGCAGCACACCACGTGCACAGAGGACAGGATCTACCACGCTCTGGAAAGGTGTCTCCACGGCCTTAGCAGGGACGCTGTGTCCAGCAGATGGGCTG CCGGGCTGTGCCTGAACTGCTggagcctgcaggagctggtgagCCGGGACGCCAGCAACTACCTCATCCTGGTGGAGAAGATCCTGGGCAAGACCAAAGAG GTGCAGGAGAGGTGTGACTACGACCTGGTGAtgcccctggctctgctcttctACTCTGCCGTGCTCTAT GCTCCTCACTTCCCACCTGGCTCAGATCTGCTCCTGAAAGCTGCCAGTGTTTACCACAGCTTCCTGACGTGGCCTGTGCCCTACTGTGACACCTTCCGGGAGCTGCTCACCTTCATCAGCAATGAGCTCAAGGCGCCAG GGATCACATTCCAGAGGCTGGTGAGGAcggagcaggggctgcctgtGAAGAACTACCAGAGCTCCACAGT cacggtgctgctgctgaatcgCTCAGAGGTCCAGAGTGAGTTCCTGTCCATCGCTGAGAAGCTGAGCTCCAGTGAGCCCCCCCAGCACTCCACActggtgctgctcctccagcacctctACCAGGCCAACTTTGGTACCCGCTGTGACCTGGAcaggctgcagcacctgctcaAG TGGAGGGACCCCCTGAACGTctcctctggctctgctccGCAGTCCAAGCCCCTGGAGGAGCTCTCGGAGCTCTACGCCAGTGCTGCCGATGCGCAGGAGGCGGCGGCCGCCAGCAGCGACCCTGCGCTGGCCCGGGAGCGGCTCCAGGCCATGCTGCGTGACATTGCCGGGGCTGCCTCCCTTCCTGCCATTGCAG gcGAGGCCCAGCCCCGCAAGCTGcagcccatccctgtcccccctGCTCGCTGCTACACCTACAGCTGGGACCAGGACACCTTTG ACATCCTCAATGATGTCCTTAGCAAGGAGTGCAGCATTGCTGAGCCCCTGGCCTCAGagaatgaggaggaggatgaggatgaggaggatgtGGAGACTGACGGTGGCTCCCCCGAGCAGGACTCTCTGCTGTCCCCGCTCTGTGCCATCTCCAGTGACTCCGTGTACTCCGTGCTGTCCGAGGAGAGCTCCAAGCCGTCACAGGTGTCCCTCTTCGCCTCCTCCAGGGAGTCCATCTCGGAGCTGACGGTGGTCTCCAGGAAGTCCCTGAAGTCGTTCGTGTCCAGCCTGAAGGACTGCATGGACAGCGGCTACGCCGAGGACAGCGACGAGAGCTCTCTGGACACGGTGGCCAGGACGGACAGGCCGCCCCCCAGGCAGCGGCAGTCGCTGACCAACAGGCTCTACAAGCTGTTCAAGAACAAGAGCCAGCAGCTGGTGCAGCGCCGGGAGCCGTGCCCGGGGCCGTGCTCGCTGTCGCTGCGGCGCGCCGAGAGCCTGTGCGCGTCCCCGGCCAGGCCGCGCGTCCCCGCGCGCTCCCGCCGCGCGCTCTCGCTGCCGCAGCACGGCCCGGGCTGCTGCGGGCCCGCCGCGCTCGCCCCCCGGCCCCTTGGGCTCCCCCGCCGCCCCTTCCTCAGCTGCGATGAGGAGGCCAAGGCGGGCACGCTGCGCGTGGTTGTGTTCGGCTCGGACCGCATCTCGGGCAAGGTGGCCCGCGCCTACCGCGACCTCAG GCTCAAGGAGAGCTCCTGCCCCTCACTGACACGGTACTTCAGGCTGCTGTTTTTCTACATCCCCGTGAAGAGGAGCTGTGTGGCTCCATCCACCCCGCAGATCCATCATCACCCCTCGCTGGCCCTGGGGGACCCCCTGCCCCGGGCACTG GACCAGtccctggctgggatggagggcAGCACCAACGACATCTCGCACTACATCGGCCTGCTGGACCCCTGGTACGAGCGCAACGTCCTGGGGCTGATGAACCTGCCCATGGACGTCCTGTGCCAG TGTGCCAAGCCTGAGGCTGAGCCCCAGGAGGactcccaggagcagctgcccatCTTGGCAGACATGATCCTCTACTACTGCCGCTTCGCCACACGCcccatgctgctgcagctctacCAGACCGAG CTCACCTTTATTGGTGGGGAGAAGAGGACCGAGGTCTTCATCCACTCGCTGGAGCTGGGGCACTCGGCAGCCACGAGGGCCATCAAGGCCTCAG GTCCAGGCAGCAAAAGGCTGGGAATAGATGGAGACAGGGAAGCAATCCCACTGACACTACAGATTGCATACAGCAAG ACAGCTGCCAGTGGCAGGAGTCACTGGAATAATGTGGAGAAGGTCTGCACATCCGTCAACCTCAGCAAGGCCTGCAGGAAGCACGAGGAGCTCG CCTCGAAGACAGAATGTCTCAACTTAACCATGACCGAGGTGGTCAAGAGGCAGAACTCCAAATCCAAGAAAAGCTTCAATCAG ATCAGCATGTCCCAGATCAAAGTGGACAAGGTCCAGATCATTGGGGTCCAGTCCTCCTTTGCTGTGTGCCTGGACCAGGATGAGCAGAAGATCCTGCAGAGTGTGACCAG GTGTGAGATCTCCGTGTGCTACAAGCCCAGGGACAGCGACTCCCTGGCACCCAGAGGGTCCCCAGTGCCCCCCCAGGACCCCTCTGAGTTCCACTCCCTGCTGTGTTTGCCCATTGCCACCTTCAGTGGGGCACTGCCATAG